A stretch of DNA from Granulicella pectinivorans:
CGTGCAGGAGCTCCCGATGCTGCGTGCCGTGATTGTGCAGGCCACCGCGGGAAGCGACGAAAGACTCGAAGCCGCCGTCTTCCTGCTGGAAGGAGGCTGCCTTGCCGGGCCAGTGCGGCTTTCGACCCTCGGCGTCCGCGCGGTGAAGGAGCAGACCAGCGTTGGATCGAGCCTCTTCGCGCAGCCCCTGATGTTGCAGGCGGTGCCGCTCGACGGAGAAGCCACACCCAGCGAAAGCCCTGAGGAACGGGCCGCGCTTGTGCTGAAGACGCTTGAAGACAAGGCCGGGCCGGAGCGCGATCTTGCCATGGTCAGCGATCATCTCTCTTTGGTGCGCCGGTGGTACTACCGCCCTGAGAAACAGCGGGTGGGTGAGATCTTCTTTCCGAACCCCGATGGCTCCTGGCCGGTCCGTCGTATCCTGCGTGGTGCCGCCCGCATGGTCCTGGGCGATCCCGGCGTGATGGCCGAGACCAACCGCGAAGGCGTGGCGGCCGCCAAGGTGAAGATCCTCCACGAGGGCCGCGAAGGCGTGGAGCGAGCCGTTCCCGTTGTCTCGCGCCGCAGGAAAAAGGTAGCAGCCGCAGAGACCTCCGAGACCTCGTCAAGTTAGCCGCGGCCCAGCCGATAAGCCCTGAAAGCACCCAGGGGATCAAACACAGATGTTTGCAATCATCGGCGTAGTCGTCGTCTTTGGAGCGGTCGTGGCCGGCTTCCTCATGGAGAAGGGGCATCTCCTTGTCCTCTTCCAACCCTCCGAGATGGTCACCATCGGCGGCGCAGCCCTGGGCACGTTGCTGATCGCGAACCCCATGCACATCCTCAAGGGCATGGTCGGGGGCGTTCTCGGCGTGCTGGGGTCGTCGAAATTCGGCAAGGCGCGCTACCTGGAAACACTGAAGATGATGTATGAGCTCTTCGGCAGAATTCGCAAGGAGGGCCTGGTCGCCGTGGAAGCCGATGTCGAAAAGCCCGCCGAGAGCGCTCTTTTCAAGAAGTATCCAGGCTTCCTCAACGACCACCACGTCCAGCACTTCGTCTGCGACACGCTGCGCATGGCCATCACCGGTGGCGTGGAGCCCTTCGACATGGACCAGATGATGGAGCTCGATATGGAGGTCCACCACCACCAGGCGCTCGCCCCCATCTCCGCGCTGACGACTGTAGCCGACGCCCTCCCTGGCCTCGGCATCGTCGCCGCCGTCCTGGGAGTCGTCATCACCATGGGCGCGCTCGAAGGGCCACCTAAGGAGATCGGCGAGAAGGTCGCCGCGGCGCTCGTCGGCACCTTCCTCGGCATTCTCATGTGCTACGGCGTCGTCGGGCCTTTGGGAGCAAGCATGACCAAGGGTGCCGAAGAGGAGAACCAGTACCTCCATGTCCTGCGCGTCATCCTGCTCGCCTTCCTCAAGGGCTCCGCGCCCATGCTCTCGGTCGAGATGGGCCGCCGCGCCGTGCCCGCGCACGTCCGCCCCAGCTTCGACGAGATGGAGAAGGCCCTGAAGGGCGGCGGCGCTGAAGCCGCCGCAGCCTGAGGAGGCAGCCATGGCCGATCCGCGACCCATCATCGTCGTCAAGAAGAGGGCCTCGCACGGAGGCCATCACGGCGGAGCCTGGAAGGTCGCCTATGCCGACTTCGTCACCGCCATGATGTCGCTGTTCATCGTTCTCTGGCTGCTGAACTCCACGCCGCAGGTGAAGAAGGCCATCTCCGGATACTTCAACGATCCAAGCGGCAAAGGAGCCGAGACTGGCACCGGATCGAAGGGTACGGGCGACAGTCTGGCCGTCAACAAAGCCAACGTTGAAAACCTCAAGCAACAGATCGAACAGGCCATCATGAAACAGGCCGACCTGAGCAAGCTCTCCAAGAACGTCGAGATCACCATGACCGGCGAGGGACTGCGGATCGAGTTGATCGAAGGCCAGGGCGGGACGTTCTTCGAGAGCGGAAGTCCACGGCCAAGCGAAAACGGTACGCGCCTCCTCGATATGCTCGCCGGCCAGCTCGGCAAGCTACCCAACCGGGTCATGCTCGAAGGCCACACCGACGCGCAACTCTACTCCGGCGAGAAGGGCTACTCGAACTGGGAGTTGTCGTCCGACCGCGCCAACGCGGCACGCAGGGTGTTGCAGGAAAATGGCCTTGGGGCGGAGCGCATCTCGCAGGTACGCGGGTACGCCGACCAGAAGCTGCGCGTGCCGGACAAGCCGCTCGACCCCTCGAACCGGCGCATCTCCCTCATCGTGCAGTGGGAGAAGGGCGAGGCGGCCAAAGAGACCGGTGCTACCGATGCAAAAGAGGCTGATGGCGGCAAGAAAGAGCCCGCCGAAAAGAAGTAATGCGGTGGGATAGTCTGATGTTCTTCGCAGGAACGCTACGGTCGGTGGCGAGATGCCGACATCTCGGTACCGATTAGCCGCGCGCAGGAAGGAATCCGGCGGAAGTGATCGTGCGGCGGTTGGCATGTCATGCTGCACCGCCGGACACCGCCGTATTCGACGATGAACTTCGGGTGACGCTAGCTGCGGCCCGCACCGTTCCGTCACTCGCACAAGAGAGGTAAGGAGTCTCTTCGAACCTCGGCATGGAAGGCGGCAGCTTGCTCACCGGCAGCGCGTGAGGATCTTCGAAGATGGCAAAGCGATCTTCGAGCCCGTCTCGTGAACCGCTCGAGACTGCATTGCAGACGCCAAAGCCACCGATGTTCTCGCACTGATTGTTCTAACCGGGTTGGAGCCGTCCAGGGTCTATTCTCAAAATGTATAGGAGTCGATAGATGGACAGTCCTGTTGTTTGGTTTCCCCAGATATATGAGGCTACCTGTGAGATGCCTCGCCTCGCCGCCCTGGACGTTCTTGCGTCTCTGAGTGACGAGGCGTTTTCGAAAGAGTATGCAGCACGCTCCGTGCCTTTTCTATTGCGGCTGGGTGCGTTAAAGTTCTCTGAAGCAGAGATCTTAGGTCTGCTGCAAGGGGCCTACGGCGATCAGACCGTGAACGTCCGTTTCGGCAATATGGCGGATCCAGGTACCTACCTGAATCGCCGCGAAGAAGAAATGCCCCTAAGAAATTTCCTTGGGGAACACTTCATGCAGGTAAACGATGCCGGAACGGCCTATGCCGCCGGCACCGTGATACCCGTCGAGATGGCACGCGATCTCGGGGTTCCTTTTCCGATGTTCTACCCTGAGTATTTTTTCAATGAGCCACGGATGTGGATGGGGAAGAAGGGAACCGTGACTGCCCTGCACAAGGACATCCCGGACAACTTCTCTTTCGCATACTTCGGTACCAAAGAATGGCTCCTCTATCCGCCCGCCGATTTTCCTTATCTCTACATGATTCATCCGAACCCGAATGCACTTCCTGACTTCGGGGTCAGCATGGTTAACGCAAAGTCTCCGGACACTACGCGCTTCCCGGAGTTCTCGAAGGCTACACCGATCTCCATCACGCAGCGTGCGGGCGATCTGCTCTATGTGCCTGCGGGATGGAGTCATTTCGTGGAGAACCACGAAGACTCTCTGATGATCAATTTCTGGCTAAGACGCGGAAGATCCCCTGCGGTGCTAGGCAGGGACCGATGACAGGGGTCCACTCCAGTATCCTGTCTCTGTTTCTTCGCATGTGCCAGGGGTAAGTCTTATTTTTCGAGAAATCCACTTTCTTCATTTGGCGGTCGCTGGCGCTATGCCGACATATGAGGAGTAATCCGTTCTGGTTTTGAACATATGGTCTAGTGAGCGCAACGACGGGCTGGGAACAATGTGCCGACCTTTAGGGTCTAATGATCTGAACGGACGTACATCGTGAGGCTCTATGGTAGGCATCTTGGCAGCGCTGCTCCTCATACACGGCGGTTTCCTGGCGCCTGATGACCCGCACAGTTCATATCCTTCGATTTCTTATGAAGTGGCGCGGAAGCATGAAGTAAAACCGCATCGCCGGACAATTCCCGTCGATGGGGTCAGGCCGGGTTTCAATCAACTCCACCTAACGCTCATCGTGTCACCAACTGGTGATGTGACGAAGGCAGACGCAAGCGGAAGCGACGCCGATCTGAAGTACTGGCCCTCTCTGCAGGGAGAAGTTGGACAGTGGCGCTTCGAACCGTTCGATAAGAACGGTATCCCGGTCACAGTCGAGGTAGAGGAATACGTCGATCTAGTGCCACCGGAGCGCATGCCTAAAAAGCACGTGATCGCTCCAGCGATTGGGCCAGATTCTAAGGTAACCGTCAACTTGAAAAGGACGGGATGCTTTGGGAGCTGCCCTTCTTACAGTGTGGCGGTGTCTACGACCGGCATCACGTTCGATGGTCGAGGTTTCGTCGTTGCCGAAGGCAAGCATACAGACACGGCGGATGCGGATGAGATTCGAGAGTTCGCAAAACGCATCGTCGATGCAGACTTCTATTCCATGGATGAGAGCTATAGTGCTTCAGCAACGGATTTGCCCACATATGTGCTGACTGTCTCGATTGACGGGCACCAGAAACAAGTTGTTGATTATGAGGGGGCCTGGGAGGGCATGCCCGCTATCGTTACTGATATCGAGGAGCGAGTGGACGCATTAGCGCGAACTTCGCGCTGGATTGCAGGCGACGACGGTCTCGTTCAGGCGCTAAAGGCTGAAAAGTTCAATTTTCAGAGCTTCGCTGCCCAGACAATGCTGAAAGAGGCGGCAAGTCATGGGCAGACTGCTACAGTTCAGCAGTTCCTTCAGGCCGGGGTTCCGGTCAAACCAATCCCTCCGCCAAAGCTCTACAAAGAAGAGCCTGGTTCTTCCTTTCAGCCGGTTGGACTACTCACCTCTGCCAGCCACCATACCGCCACACTTCAAGAGCTCATTAGTGCCGGCGCAAGCCGCGACGACCAGGGCGATAAAGACCTAGCGCTAGTCGGCGCTGCCCAAGCGGGAAGTGTCGAAGCCGCACGCGCCCTTATCGCTTACGGAGCCAACCCAAGCGCTGACCTAGAGAAATTGACAATCACGCAGGAGAGTGGAGGGATGACGCTACAGGGGCCGGGTTCGGGAAACGTCCTGATCTACGCCGCTGAATCCGGCAATCCTGCAATAGTTCGCGAGATGCTCAAGTATCACCCAAAGCTGGAAGCACGTGACCGAGAAGGCAAAACCGCCATGTTTTCAGCGGGGGATTATCGATCCAGCGATCAGGATGGTGCACGGGTCGAGTGTGTACGCCTACTGGCAAAAGCTGGAGCCAACGTGAATGCCCGAGATCATGACGGCAACACTCCGTTACACGAGACGTTTCTCACCGATGTGGAGGAGGAGTTGCTAAAGCTCGGCGCGAACGTGAATGCTCGTAATAAGGATGGGGAAACTCCCATCTTCACCACTGTGGACAATGATGCGATTCCACTCTTCGTCAAGTATGGAGCCGATCTCAGCATCCGTAACAATAAGGGCGAGACGGTTATGGAAGCAGCTAAGAGCAAAGGGCCGCTGCGGCAGGAGGCGCTCCGCAAAGCCATGCAAACTGCGTCATCTCGTTAGGGTTCCCGCTTGCTCAGAGCCTAGGACAACTCCGGTTGAGTGTGCGAGCCGTCAACTAACTCCCTATAAACGCGCTTATCGCATAGGATGCCCCCCTCACGAACCGCTCTGCAGTCCGCCGTGAAGAGAGACGGCTGATCCCACAACATCGCGTCGCTGACCGAACCGTTTGACGGACCGTCCTCCATCTCCGGCTGGTAAACTCGAAAACACCACCCGGAGGGCTTTCTTTTGGTCGAGTTGGCGTTTTCAATCCTTGCCTCGGACTTCGCGCACCTCGCCGACGAGGTCGCGACGGCTGAGCGCGGCGGCGGCACCATCGTCCACGTCGACGTCATGGACGGACACTTCGTTCCCAACATCACCCTCGGCCCGCCGATGGTCAAGAGCCTGCGCGCCGCCACCACCCTGCCGCTCGACTGCCATCTCATGATCGAGAACCCCGACCAGTTCATCCCGGCCTTCGCCGAGGCCGGCGCGGACATGATCTCGGTCCACTACGAGGCTTGCCGGCACCTGAATCGCTCGCTCCAG
This window harbors:
- the motA gene encoding flagellar motor stator protein MotA, whose product is MFAIIGVVVVFGAVVAGFLMEKGHLLVLFQPSEMVTIGGAALGTLLIANPMHILKGMVGGVLGVLGSSKFGKARYLETLKMMYELFGRIRKEGLVAVEADVEKPAESALFKKYPGFLNDHHVQHFVCDTLRMAITGGVEPFDMDQMMELDMEVHHHQALAPISALTTVADALPGLGIVAAVLGVVITMGALEGPPKEIGEKVAAALVGTFLGILMCYGVVGPLGASMTKGAEEENQYLHVLRVILLAFLKGSAPMLSVEMGRRAVPAHVRPSFDEMEKALKGGGAEAAAA
- a CDS encoding flagellar motor protein MotB; this encodes MADPRPIIVVKKRASHGGHHGGAWKVAYADFVTAMMSLFIVLWLLNSTPQVKKAISGYFNDPSGKGAETGTGSKGTGDSLAVNKANVENLKQQIEQAIMKQADLSKLSKNVEITMTGEGLRIELIEGQGGTFFESGSPRPSENGTRLLDMLAGQLGKLPNRVMLEGHTDAQLYSGEKGYSNWELSSDRANAARRVLQENGLGAERISQVRGYADQKLRVPDKPLDPSNRRISLIVQWEKGEAAKETGATDAKEADGGKKEPAEKK
- a CDS encoding cupin-like domain-containing protein, coding for MPRLAALDVLASLSDEAFSKEYAARSVPFLLRLGALKFSEAEILGLLQGAYGDQTVNVRFGNMADPGTYLNRREEEMPLRNFLGEHFMQVNDAGTAYAAGTVIPVEMARDLGVPFPMFYPEYFFNEPRMWMGKKGTVTALHKDIPDNFSFAYFGTKEWLLYPPADFPYLYMIHPNPNALPDFGVSMVNAKSPDTTRFPEFSKATPISITQRAGDLLYVPAGWSHFVENHEDSLMINFWLRRGRSPAVLGRDR
- a CDS encoding ankyrin repeat domain-containing protein, with product MAALLLIHGGFLAPDDPHSSYPSISYEVARKHEVKPHRRTIPVDGVRPGFNQLHLTLIVSPTGDVTKADASGSDADLKYWPSLQGEVGQWRFEPFDKNGIPVTVEVEEYVDLVPPERMPKKHVIAPAIGPDSKVTVNLKRTGCFGSCPSYSVAVSTTGITFDGRGFVVAEGKHTDTADADEIREFAKRIVDADFYSMDESYSASATDLPTYVLTVSIDGHQKQVVDYEGAWEGMPAIVTDIEERVDALARTSRWIAGDDGLVQALKAEKFNFQSFAAQTMLKEAASHGQTATVQQFLQAGVPVKPIPPPKLYKEEPGSSFQPVGLLTSASHHTATLQELISAGASRDDQGDKDLALVGAAQAGSVEAARALIAYGANPSADLEKLTITQESGGMTLQGPGSGNVLIYAAESGNPAIVREMLKYHPKLEARDREGKTAMFSAGDYRSSDQDGARVECVRLLAKAGANVNARDHDGNTPLHETFLTDVEEELLKLGANVNARNKDGETPIFTTVDNDAIPLFVKYGADLSIRNNKGETVMEAAKSKGPLRQEALRKAMQTASSR